In Desulfosediminicola ganghwensis, a single window of DNA contains:
- a CDS encoding sigma-54-dependent Fis family transcriptional regulator, with amino-acid sequence MKNASKQDLSQLRQRLSQASNSGTLENYKSSVIFYTRILPKVMGVERCTIFILDSDSNKICSVFGTGLEEMHIMPPLEDSIVGQAISTGQSIIDNNLSSHSGYHLHTAKQTGFVCRNLLCAPIKSKKDIRVYGAIQLLNKVGDRTFTDNDSVVLEEVAQLLSSSIETILLNKEILQLADVLGQEVDRLSRTSATEKRVIAESPAMLEVLDMVEVVSNTPVNVVLLGENGTGKELLAHMIHEKGARQAKPFVPVNCACIPESLIESEFFGHERGAFTGADNSRKGRFEESHGGTLFLDEIAEMPLSVQSKFLRAIEEQEGRRLGGNKNLKYDLRLVSATNKDLMAEVRKGTFREDLYFRLFSVEIVVPPLRERREDIFPLSLHFLAATNKRFSKNVAGFSSEVLNFFEKYTWPGNVRQLLREVERLVALTSDNEIIQIKNCSPGLLNFRPGSVETNDLGNCDSLSIPDHVEHLEKDLIRQAMHRVSGNKTQAARLLSLTRQGLAQKLKRYKLAV; translated from the coding sequence GTGAAGAACGCTTCAAAGCAGGACCTCAGCCAACTTCGACAACGACTTTCCCAGGCGTCCAACTCGGGTACGCTCGAAAATTATAAGTCATCGGTCATTTTCTATACCAGGATTCTTCCCAAGGTTATGGGGGTAGAACGGTGTACAATTTTCATCCTGGACAGCGACTCAAACAAAATCTGCTCAGTGTTTGGAACCGGTCTGGAAGAAATGCACATTATGCCGCCGCTTGAAGACAGTATTGTGGGGCAGGCAATTTCAACAGGGCAAAGCATAATTGATAATAACCTGAGCAGTCATTCAGGCTATCATCTCCACACAGCCAAACAGACAGGCTTTGTTTGCCGGAATCTGCTATGCGCTCCCATAAAAAGCAAAAAGGATATAAGGGTTTATGGCGCTATACAGCTGCTGAATAAGGTGGGTGATAGAACCTTTACAGATAACGACAGTGTTGTGCTGGAAGAGGTGGCCCAGCTGCTCTCCTCCTCCATCGAAACGATCCTGCTGAACAAGGAGATTCTGCAACTCGCCGATGTTCTCGGTCAGGAAGTCGACAGATTGAGCCGGACCTCGGCCACCGAGAAACGTGTTATTGCCGAAAGCCCCGCTATGCTGGAAGTTCTCGACATGGTGGAGGTTGTCAGCAACACTCCGGTAAATGTCGTACTTCTTGGCGAAAACGGGACCGGGAAGGAATTGCTTGCCCACATGATCCATGAAAAAGGAGCGCGACAGGCAAAACCGTTTGTTCCCGTCAACTGTGCCTGTATCCCGGAAAGTCTCATCGAAAGTGAATTTTTTGGACATGAAAGAGGCGCATTTACCGGAGCGGATAACAGCCGGAAGGGCAGGTTTGAAGAATCCCATGGCGGTACGTTGTTCCTTGACGAAATCGCAGAGATGCCCCTTAGCGTACAGTCCAAATTTTTACGGGCAATTGAAGAACAGGAGGGCCGCAGACTGGGAGGCAACAAAAACCTGAAATATGACCTGAGGCTCGTCAGTGCAACGAACAAGGACCTCATGGCGGAGGTGCGAAAAGGCACATTCCGGGAAGATCTCTATTTCAGGCTTTTTTCGGTGGAAATCGTTGTTCCCCCTCTTCGAGAACGACGAGAAGACATTTTCCCGCTTTCGCTCCATTTCCTTGCGGCCACGAATAAACGTTTCTCTAAAAATGTCGCAGGATTTTCAAGCGAAGTACTCAACTTTTTCGAGAAGTATACCTGGCCGGGTAATGTTCGCCAGTTACTGAGGGAAGTAGAGCGGCTGGTCGCACTTACCTCGGACAATGAAATCATCCAGATCAAAAACTGTTCCCCTGGCCTGCTCAATTTCCGCCCCGGAAGTGTCGAGACCAATGACCTCGGGAATTGTGATTCCCTCTCCATCCCTGATCATGTAGAGCATCTTGAAAAGGACCTTATTCGTCAGGCCATGCACAGGGTCTCCGGAAACAAAACACAGGCCGCCAGACTGCTCAGTCTTACGCGACAGGGGCTCGCTCAAAAACTTAAACGCTACAAGCTTGCAGTCTGA
- the dsrP gene encoding sulfate reduction electron transfer complex DsrMKJOP subunit DsrP, with the protein MRALHEKSLKTFFIDGIRWNLQGTPAFQIFRLVLLGCMGLGIYAYSFQARYGLSVTGMNDIVSWGFYISNFTFLVGVAAAAVMLILPAYVFHDPDFHRVVIIGEGVAVGALIMCLTFILVDLGGPLQAWHLIPGIGLFNFPSSILAWDVVVLNGYLLLNALVPAYILYCHYMGRKADERKYRPFVFLSIFWAFSIHMVTAFLYQGLPARPFWNNPLMGPRFLASAFAAGPALITLILAIIHSSTTYKIDRSVFSKLRIIIVISAIINLIMLFSEIFKEFYFTTHHSISAVYLFFGLDGYDALVPWIWTSVCANVLATLVLALNPGKNNPKVLLPACGLLFIAIWMEKGIGLIVPGLIPSPLGEVVDYLPTWVELCVTLGILALGITVVTWLVRVALIIEQNENPLG; encoded by the coding sequence ATGCGAGCACTTCATGAGAAGAGTCTGAAAACATTCTTTATAGACGGTATTCGTTGGAATCTTCAGGGCACCCCGGCCTTTCAGATATTCAGGCTGGTGCTGCTCGGTTGTATGGGCCTTGGCATTTATGCCTATTCTTTTCAGGCTCGGTACGGCCTGTCTGTAACGGGTATGAACGACATCGTCAGCTGGGGGTTTTACATTTCCAACTTCACTTTTCTGGTAGGAGTGGCAGCTGCTGCGGTTATGCTGATTTTACCGGCCTACGTCTTTCATGACCCTGATTTTCATCGGGTGGTCATTATTGGTGAGGGGGTGGCGGTTGGCGCATTAATTATGTGTCTGACCTTTATTCTGGTAGATCTGGGCGGCCCGCTGCAGGCATGGCATCTTATTCCGGGCATTGGACTATTCAATTTCCCTTCATCGATTCTTGCCTGGGATGTAGTTGTTCTGAATGGGTATCTTCTGTTAAACGCCCTTGTGCCAGCCTATATCTTATATTGTCACTATATGGGTAGAAAGGCGGATGAAAGAAAGTATCGGCCCTTCGTCTTTCTGTCGATATTCTGGGCATTTTCCATTCATATGGTTACAGCCTTTCTCTATCAGGGCCTGCCTGCGCGGCCATTTTGGAACAATCCATTAATGGGGCCACGCTTTCTCGCTTCGGCTTTTGCTGCAGGCCCGGCCCTTATTACTCTTATTCTGGCAATTATTCATAGCTCTACCACCTACAAGATTGACAGGTCCGTCTTCAGTAAGCTGCGGATTATCATTGTCATTTCGGCGATAATTAACCTCATCATGCTCTTTTCAGAGATCTTTAAAGAGTTCTATTTTACCACCCATCATTCAATCTCTGCGGTATATCTCTTTTTTGGGCTGGATGGCTATGACGCACTTGTTCCCTGGATCTGGACTTCGGTATGTGCAAATGTCCTCGCCACTCTGGTGCTTGCCCTGAACCCAGGCAAGAATAACCCTAAAGTTTTACTGCCAGCTTGTGGCTTACTATTTATAGCGATATGGATGGAAAAGGGGATTGGTCTTATTGTGCCCGGCCTGATCCCAAGCCCGCTCGGTGAGGTTGTGGACTATTTGCCAACCTGGGTTGAACTCTGTGTGACCTTGGGCATACTCGCGCTTGGCATAACTGTGGTGACCTGGTTGGTCCGGGTGGCGCTCATAATCGAACAGAACGAAAATCCCCTAGGCTAA
- a CDS encoding 4Fe-4S dicluster domain-containing protein, whose protein sequence is MSSDKKHPKESDIIKLLEGDSSRRSFIKNLSIAAAAGSAALTTGCIPSLAEASTEEMKLRWQEFFKKHYRLMTQEEKDAAVGRLERLAKLENNLDLQMGSEPPIDGVLYGYGFNITRCTGFMECVTACIKENNLDRKVHTQYIRIFEMEPGKLDPSTGDGQYYHEVPVDNKFYMGTQCFHCENAPCTKACPTKATWKEPDGIVVVDYDWCIGCRYCQAACPYYGRRFNWGKPEIPKDEINTKQHYLGNRIRPMGKMEKCTFCIQRTRKGRLPACVEACPTGARVFGNLLDPDSEIRYVLKHKKVFRMKEELETDPKFWYFID, encoded by the coding sequence ATGAGCTCTGATAAAAAGCACCCTAAAGAGTCTGATATTATAAAACTTCTTGAAGGTGATAGCAGCAGAAGATCGTTTATAAAAAATCTCTCAATTGCTGCCGCTGCGGGAAGTGCGGCCTTGACCACCGGCTGCATTCCTTCTCTTGCGGAAGCAAGTACAGAGGAGATGAAACTGCGCTGGCAGGAGTTTTTCAAAAAACATTATCGTTTGATGACCCAAGAGGAAAAAGATGCAGCCGTGGGGCGGCTGGAGCGGCTGGCAAAGCTTGAGAACAATCTTGATCTGCAGATGGGCAGTGAGCCTCCGATTGATGGTGTGCTCTATGGTTACGGTTTTAATATCACACGCTGTACAGGGTTTATGGAGTGTGTCACCGCCTGCATAAAAGAGAACAATTTAGACCGTAAAGTACACACCCAATATATCCGGATTTTTGAAATGGAGCCGGGCAAACTCGACCCTAGCACCGGGGATGGCCAGTATTACCATGAGGTGCCGGTGGATAATAAATTTTATATGGGTACGCAATGTTTTCACTGTGAAAATGCCCCGTGTACCAAGGCCTGCCCGACCAAAGCGACCTGGAAAGAACCGGACGGAATTGTGGTTGTTGACTACGATTGGTGTATCGGCTGCCGATATTGTCAGGCGGCGTGTCCATACTATGGCCGAAGATTTAACTGGGGAAAGCCGGAAATACCGAAAGACGAGATAAACACCAAACAGCATTACCTCGGTAACCGTATCCGGCCTATGGGAAAGATGGAAAAATGTACCTTTTGCATTCAACGAACCAGAAAAGGCCGGCTGCCAGCATGTGTTGAAGCATGCCCGACAGGTGCCCGTGTATTTGGCAACTTGCTCGACCCGGACAGTGAGATTCGTTATGTCCTGAAACATAAGAAGGTGTTCAGGATGAAGGAGGAATTAGAGACGGATCCTAAGTTTTGGTACTTTATTGACTGA
- a CDS encoding AgmX/PglI C-terminal domain-containing protein → MNHVETPITSQEMDQLNAQITQVQQAIAKLEDYLRVVEAEIETFATDQERYNTLQDACNALDRLEELGAGDIFWNGLAKAADANEHGERLRSRIAAFKDRTRETLEKRDSLQEHIAEKQNTLYCLFDEVEELRLLEEQRRDEFVVEREMSPEPFRPMLMPWTKNSESDRRFRRTVLVSLAFCLFFGTTIPLVTLPILDRAEVVEVPERLAMLIKETPPVEPPPVQVAEKKPEKMEEKKPEEVAKAEKTPTQKPAAPKAAGDVKRKAKQKASNVGVLAFKSSFDDLMDEVPVAKLGAEARLQKSANKIPGKAKAQRSLVAIQAQGGGSGGIGNYKVSQDLGNGGKGGKSGYGNAGAIGGVGTEKVASSVAGLMEEAGRPLSGDYGSGRTDEEIQIVFDRYKATLYRIYNKELRKDPTLRGKLLLKLVIEANGEVSLCKMESTDLDSPELVAKIVARVKKFNFGSKDVQQITILYPIDFLPAG, encoded by the coding sequence ATGAATCACGTGGAAACCCCTATAACATCACAGGAAATGGACCAACTGAACGCGCAGATCACGCAGGTTCAGCAAGCCATTGCCAAACTGGAAGATTACCTAAGGGTTGTAGAAGCAGAGATCGAAACCTTCGCAACAGATCAAGAGCGCTACAACACATTACAGGATGCCTGTAATGCACTCGACAGACTTGAAGAGTTGGGCGCCGGGGACATATTCTGGAATGGGTTGGCGAAGGCGGCGGATGCCAACGAACATGGTGAGCGACTCCGATCCCGTATCGCCGCATTCAAGGACCGAACCCGTGAGACTCTGGAAAAACGTGACTCCCTCCAGGAACATATTGCCGAAAAGCAGAATACCCTTTACTGCCTGTTTGATGAAGTAGAAGAACTGCGGTTGCTTGAAGAACAGCGTCGGGATGAATTCGTTGTCGAACGTGAAATGTCACCTGAACCGTTTCGTCCTATGCTCATGCCCTGGACGAAAAATAGTGAGAGTGACAGACGCTTTCGACGGACTGTCCTGGTTTCGCTGGCATTCTGTTTGTTTTTCGGAACCACTATTCCGTTGGTGACACTACCGATACTTGATCGGGCAGAGGTTGTAGAAGTTCCTGAACGCTTAGCAATGCTGATCAAGGAGACACCACCTGTAGAGCCTCCTCCGGTTCAGGTTGCTGAAAAGAAACCGGAAAAGATGGAAGAGAAAAAGCCTGAGGAAGTCGCTAAAGCTGAGAAAACTCCGACCCAAAAACCAGCCGCTCCCAAAGCTGCTGGCGACGTGAAACGTAAAGCAAAGCAAAAAGCCAGCAATGTTGGTGTACTTGCGTTTAAGAGTAGTTTTGATGATTTAATGGATGAAGTCCCTGTCGCTAAACTCGGGGCTGAAGCCCGCCTGCAAAAATCAGCGAACAAGATCCCCGGCAAGGCCAAAGCTCAACGTTCATTGGTTGCAATACAGGCCCAAGGCGGGGGCAGTGGTGGCATTGGCAATTACAAGGTCAGCCAGGATCTTGGTAATGGCGGAAAAGGTGGCAAGAGTGGATACGGCAACGCCGGTGCGATCGGCGGTGTTGGCACCGAAAAGGTTGCGAGTTCCGTGGCAGGGTTGATGGAAGAGGCAGGTCGCCCGCTGAGCGGAGATTATGGGTCTGGTCGAACCGATGAAGAAATACAAATCGTATTTGATCGTTATAAGGCAACACTTTATCGAATCTATAACAAGGAATTACGTAAGGACCCAACTCTGAGAGGAAAACTGCTACTGAAGCTGGTAATCGAAGCGAATGGGGAAGTATCGCTCTGCAAAATGGAATCCACAGATCTGGACTCGCCGGAACTCGTGGCCAAGATTGTTGCCCGTGTCAAGAAGTTTAATTTTGGTTCAAAGGATGTGCAGCAGATAACCATTCTTTATCCTATCGATTTTCTGCCGGCAGGATAG
- a CDS encoding class I SAM-dependent methyltransferase: MIAYEDDNWLVVNKPTGLSTHAAVRGGSGLVEWLELHHNLKAFVCCRLDKGTSGVLLFAKTKKASSLAQDIHETLQAEKTYHFISHRPYKGKEGKNTQWTINEPLAGKECSTQFRFIESGHGCYCYEAVIKRGRTHQIRQHAALSGVPILGDEEYGGRSFSRLCLHSSRLNWPGISAEVTAQFPDSFTFLLKGKERILQDAAVAWERRMGWPGTVSNSYRLIHRGELDLPVSIDIYDAYLSIAAFSEQLTSGQLKSKLAPVCDYLATKIEWRGALLRQHAKNPHRKKLIQDVICWGEPIPDSVLAREHDLFFEVNINDSQHVGLFLDQRDSRRRVSKTAGARRVANLFSFTCSFSAAALAGGAEVVFSVDLAGSTLARGKENFAINGLDQSGRGKFIQGDVCKWLSRQERKQSADPSDYAYWDLIICDPPVFASAGKGRGFHVEQQWPELARQIRLLLSGNGIALFANNHRGGKPAYYLQELEKHFGTVTQLSPPMDFPVLEDQPEHVRIYWCEV, translated from the coding sequence ATGATTGCATATGAAGATGATAACTGGCTGGTCGTAAACAAGCCCACGGGACTGTCAACACATGCCGCTGTGAGAGGCGGTTCCGGATTGGTGGAGTGGCTGGAGCTCCACCACAACCTGAAAGCCTTTGTATGTTGCAGACTTGACAAGGGAACGAGTGGGGTTTTACTCTTTGCCAAAACAAAAAAAGCGAGCAGCCTGGCTCAGGACATTCATGAAACTCTTCAGGCAGAGAAGACCTATCATTTCATAAGCCATCGACCTTATAAGGGAAAAGAAGGTAAAAATACGCAGTGGACCATTAATGAGCCCCTGGCCGGAAAGGAGTGTTCGACACAATTTCGGTTCATAGAAAGCGGTCACGGCTGCTATTGTTATGAAGCTGTCATCAAGCGTGGGCGTACTCATCAGATACGACAGCATGCGGCTCTCTCCGGCGTACCTATCCTTGGTGATGAAGAGTATGGAGGCAGGTCCTTTTCACGACTCTGTCTGCATTCCAGCAGGCTCAATTGGCCTGGTATTTCTGCGGAAGTAACAGCACAATTTCCTGATTCTTTTACCTTCCTTTTGAAAGGGAAAGAGCGAATTTTGCAGGATGCAGCGGTGGCTTGGGAACGGCGAATGGGGTGGCCCGGCACGGTGAGCAACAGTTATCGGCTTATCCATCGCGGAGAGCTGGATTTACCGGTGAGCATAGACATCTATGATGCGTATCTTTCTATTGCCGCTTTTAGTGAGCAGCTGACTTCCGGACAGCTCAAGAGCAAACTGGCCCCTGTCTGCGATTATCTGGCAACAAAAATCGAATGGCGTGGTGCACTGTTACGGCAACATGCTAAAAATCCGCATCGCAAAAAACTTATTCAGGACGTGATCTGTTGGGGGGAACCGATACCGGATAGCGTTTTGGCACGTGAGCACGATCTGTTCTTTGAGGTGAACATCAACGATTCACAGCATGTGGGACTCTTCCTCGATCAACGCGATTCCAGAAGGCGCGTGAGCAAAACCGCTGGCGCTCGACGTGTAGCAAACCTTTTCTCGTTTACCTGCTCATTTTCCGCAGCTGCTCTTGCTGGCGGGGCTGAAGTTGTTTTTTCCGTGGATCTGGCCGGCTCGACCCTGGCTCGGGGAAAGGAAAATTTTGCAATCAATGGTCTTGATCAATCAGGTCGGGGCAAATTTATACAGGGAGATGTATGTAAATGGTTGAGCAGGCAGGAGCGCAAACAGAGTGCTGATCCAAGTGATTATGCCTATTGGGATCTCATTATTTGTGACCCCCCGGTATTTGCTTCTGCCGGCAAAGGTCGCGGATTCCATGTTGAGCAGCAATGGCCGGAACTTGCCAGACAGATTCGATTACTGCTCTCTGGTAACGGTATTGCTCTCTTTGCCAATAATCATCGCGGCGGAAAGCCGGCTTATTATCTCCAGGAATTGGAAAAACATTTCGGCACAGTCACCCAACTTAGCCCGCCGATGGATTTCCCGGTACTGGAAGACCAGCCGGAGCATGTGCGGATCTACTGGTGTGAGGTGTAA
- a CDS encoding ExbD/TolR family protein, whose amino-acid sequence MSRRNHKLRRQGLKANPELDITTFLNLMVILVPFLLISAVFSRITILELSVPTSAAGGAAATKPNFTIEVVVRKAGLELSNGAQVVAALPLKDGVYDFEKLTDILIRLKKDYPKKDDATVLMEPDIEYDTLIQVMDRLRETEVEDEESGELLKVDLFPLISIGDAP is encoded by the coding sequence ATGAGCAGACGAAATCATAAATTACGGCGACAAGGCTTAAAGGCAAACCCTGAGCTGGATATCACCACCTTTCTCAACCTGATGGTGATCCTGGTACCGTTTCTTCTGATCAGTGCCGTGTTTTCGCGCATTACAATTCTTGAGTTGAGTGTGCCGACTTCTGCCGCCGGGGGAGCTGCAGCAACAAAACCGAACTTCACCATTGAGGTTGTTGTAAGAAAGGCCGGGCTCGAACTCTCCAATGGAGCCCAAGTGGTCGCAGCACTCCCGCTAAAAGACGGTGTGTATGATTTCGAAAAATTGACCGACATCCTTATTCGACTGAAAAAAGATTATCCCAAAAAGGATGATGCCACTGTTTTGATGGAACCGGATATCGAATATGACACGTTAATTCAGGTTATGGACAGACTACGTGAAACTGAAGTGGAGGATGAGGAGAGTGGAGAACTCCTGAAGGTCGATCTCTTTCCACTGATATCGATAGGAGACGCGCCATGA
- a CDS encoding tetratricopeptide repeat protein — protein MNKISELFCSIKNNGNAGFVLLVMVLLFNGCTAGKDGALHKSADGLQVESAADAQNASGASDTAPPEPLQKGFVLKEKVDLGINARRDFNRAVDFLHNEEYDSAATLLENVIEDSPKVTAPYINLAMAYRKLDKPEKAEDLLKIALKLFPKHPVASNEYGLLLRAGGRFAEARDVYETTLQKYPEYLPARKNLGILCDLYLNDPASALAQYEKYHQIKPDDKQVKLWISEIRLRLGS, from the coding sequence ATGAATAAGATTTCAGAACTTTTCTGCTCCATCAAAAACAATGGCAACGCTGGATTTGTACTTCTGGTGATGGTGCTGTTGTTTAATGGATGTACAGCCGGTAAAGATGGCGCCCTTCATAAAAGTGCAGATGGCCTGCAAGTTGAAAGTGCAGCAGATGCACAAAACGCATCGGGTGCCTCGGATACTGCACCACCGGAGCCCCTGCAAAAAGGGTTTGTACTGAAAGAAAAAGTGGACCTGGGCATAAATGCACGCCGCGATTTCAACCGGGCTGTCGATTTCTTGCACAATGAGGAATATGACAGCGCTGCAACATTACTGGAAAATGTAATTGAAGATTCACCCAAGGTCACAGCACCTTACATCAACCTGGCAATGGCCTACCGTAAACTCGACAAGCCTGAAAAAGCGGAAGATCTGCTCAAAATTGCCCTAAAGCTGTTCCCGAAACATCCGGTGGCAAGCAACGAGTATGGCCTGTTGCTGCGTGCTGGCGGTCGTTTTGCAGAAGCACGAGACGTATATGAGACAACACTTCAAAAATATCCGGAATATCTTCCTGCCCGTAAAAACCTCGGAATTCTCTGTGATCTCTATCTGAACGACCCAGCCTCCGCCCTCGCCCAATACGAGAAGTATCATCAGATCAAGCCGGATGATAAACAGGTCAAGTTGTGGATATCAGAGATTCGTCTTCGACTTGGGAGCTAA
- a CDS encoding ExbD/TolR family protein: protein MKNNRRIKRMARNRKKPAALNLTSLMDVFTILVFFLLANSSSSEVLSTPKQIVLPDSVVETKPRETVVIMVSPEAVLVQGEAAVATIDLLDSKGEIIPGITERLDHLKGNIIGTSTKTVAKSQEITILADKTIPFRVLKKIMATCTASGYGKISLAVIQKAKQS from the coding sequence ATGAAAAACAATAGACGCATCAAACGCATGGCGCGTAACAGGAAAAAACCGGCAGCATTGAACCTTACATCACTCATGGATGTTTTCACAATCCTGGTGTTTTTTTTGCTGGCCAATTCATCTTCAAGCGAAGTTTTATCCACTCCGAAACAGATCGTACTGCCAGACTCGGTGGTTGAGACCAAACCGAGAGAAACTGTGGTCATCATGGTCAGCCCCGAGGCGGTATTGGTGCAGGGTGAGGCAGCGGTTGCAACTATCGACCTGCTGGACTCAAAAGGTGAAATTATTCCCGGTATCACTGAAAGGTTGGATCATCTCAAAGGCAACATTATCGGGACAAGCACTAAAACTGTCGCTAAAAGCCAGGAAATAACAATTCTTGCCGATAAAACAATACCCTTTCGAGTCTTGAAAAAGATTATGGCAACCTGCACTGCCTCTGGATACGGGAAGATATCTCTTGCTGTAATTCAGAAGGCGAAACAAAGCTGA
- a CDS encoding MotA/TolQ/ExbB proton channel family protein: protein MGFFYSIIHFFQNGGTFMYPILIVFGIGMAIAFERGIQLSRIRNANRKMWDRLQPIVVKGEFDQARKIVSKDTSTIAQMLSLGLARQGAVRRRDDIEIAMEEGMMEIIPQLEKRTPYIGLLANIATLLGLLGTIMGLIEAFTAVANANPAEKADLLSASISVAMNTTAFGLMTAIPLLLIHAKLTSTTGQIVDSLEMASVKVLNCISGFARRQNQTDDAS, encoded by the coding sequence ATGGGATTCTTTTATTCAATCATTCATTTTTTTCAAAACGGCGGAACCTTCATGTATCCGATTCTGATTGTTTTCGGAATTGGGATGGCCATCGCTTTTGAGCGCGGGATACAGCTTAGCCGTATTCGAAACGCCAATCGCAAAATGTGGGACAGGCTGCAACCGATAGTAGTGAAAGGTGAGTTTGACCAAGCACGGAAAATAGTCAGCAAAGACACATCCACCATAGCGCAAATGTTGTCTCTGGGTCTGGCGCGGCAGGGAGCAGTCAGACGTCGGGATGATATCGAGATAGCAATGGAAGAAGGCATGATGGAGATTATTCCGCAATTGGAAAAACGAACACCGTATATTGGTTTGCTTGCCAACATTGCAACCCTTCTCGGACTACTCGGTACAATTATGGGTCTGATCGAAGCATTTACCGCAGTAGCGAATGCGAACCCGGCAGAGAAGGCCGATCTTCTCTCAGCCAGTATTTCCGTTGCCATGAACACTACAGCATTTGGTTTGATGACCGCTATTCCACTGCTACTCATCCATGCCAAGTTGACTTCGACCACAGGCCAGATTGTGGATAGCTTAGAGATGGCATCGGTCAAGGTTCTGAACTGTATTTCCGGCTTTGCCAGACGCCAGAATCAAACGGACGATGCATCATGA
- a CDS encoding M48 family metallopeptidase, producing MQELQYLQGYPNDITAQVQHLIEKGKLPALLLQKYPSPHEIRTDKALYEYVTAIKNSSIQKSQPLSKVLYDAKIKMHYQALGVHKIISRVQGNKLKSKNEIRISSAFRNAPEPLLRMIVVHELAHIKEREHNKAFYKLCKHIEPQYHQLEFDMRLYLTQLDIFGPLY from the coding sequence GTGCAGGAACTACAATATTTACAAGGTTATCCCAACGATATCACAGCGCAGGTACAGCACCTGATCGAGAAGGGGAAATTGCCCGCACTCCTTCTTCAAAAGTATCCTTCACCCCATGAAATTCGTACCGATAAAGCTCTCTACGAGTACGTGACGGCGATCAAAAATTCTTCCATACAAAAGTCACAGCCTCTCAGCAAAGTGCTCTATGACGCCAAAATCAAGATGCACTATCAAGCCCTCGGTGTGCACAAAATTATATCGCGGGTGCAGGGGAACAAGTTGAAATCCAAAAATGAGATCCGCATCTCCTCTGCGTTTAGAAACGCACCAGAACCACTTCTTCGCATGATTGTCGTGCATGAACTTGCTCACATCAAAGAGAGGGAGCACAACAAAGCTTTTTATAAGCTCTGTAAGCATATAGAGCCCCAATACCATCAACTTGAATTCGATATGCGCCTCTATCTGACACAGTTGGATATTTTTGGGCCGTTGTATTGA